The Acidobacteriota bacterium genome contains a region encoding:
- a CDS encoding potassium channel family protein, with product MERYKYTLLLIALLALVVAPLILGGTVESSYVFGVSSLVVMLFGVLAALQHRKARIVVIVLAALAALSQLSSFIFGSHHYAQSKIAVFAAFLLFIAVVIVIDVLRDEAATWDKIQGAIAAYVVFGVAWGLLYAWVILNDPQAFSGAVQRTAEDAGQPMIYFSFVTLTTLGYGDITPVSHTARTLAWLEAAFGQIYLVVLVARLVSLQLTSKVASSRNDG from the coding sequence GTGGAGAGATACAAATACACGTTGCTCCTGATTGCGTTGCTCGCCCTCGTGGTCGCACCTCTGATTCTCGGCGGCACGGTCGAGAGTTCCTATGTCTTCGGCGTCAGCTCCCTGGTTGTGATGTTGTTCGGCGTTCTCGCAGCACTACAGCATCGGAAGGCCCGCATCGTGGTGATCGTGCTGGCCGCGCTGGCGGCGCTCTCCCAGTTATCAAGTTTCATCTTCGGCTCACACCACTACGCTCAATCGAAGATCGCCGTCTTCGCCGCGTTCCTACTGTTTATCGCGGTCGTGATCGTGATCGATGTCCTCCGCGACGAGGCCGCAACCTGGGACAAGATTCAGGGTGCGATCGCCGCGTATGTCGTGTTCGGTGTGGCGTGGGGGCTGCTGTACGCGTGGGTGATCCTGAACGACCCGCAGGCGTTCAGCGGCGCGGTACAACGAACGGCCGAGGACGCCGGCCAACCGATGATCTATTTCAGCTTCGTGACGCTGACCACGCTGGGCTACGGCGATATCACGCCGGTCAGTCATACCGCCCGAACCCTCGCCTGGTTGGAGGCCGCATTCGGTCAGATCTATCTCGTCGTCCTTGTCGCCCGTCTGGTCAGTTTGCAGCTGACGAGCAAAGTGGCCTCATCTCGGAATGATGGGTAG
- a CDS encoding DUF4136 domain-containing protein produces the protein MRTILMVLALISSFPAIAELTIEHESDVDFSAYRTFAWAEGPRAARPEIATLITEAVERELLAKGLVSLETGQADLQISSHTFVSGQALTTGSYARVADFGVITSDVVVKSEGVLMIDLIDPQSGRTVWRGFASEVMGDPKLPKLRKKIDRVTRKMFRQYPPE, from the coding sequence ATGAGAACGATTCTGATGGTATTGGCCCTTATCTCGTCATTTCCTGCCATCGCGGAACTGACGATCGAACACGAGAGTGACGTCGACTTCAGCGCGTACAGGACGTTCGCCTGGGCCGAGGGGCCAAGGGCTGCTCGCCCCGAGATCGCAACGTTGATCACCGAAGCCGTCGAGCGAGAGTTGCTCGCGAAGGGACTGGTTTCACTGGAGACCGGCCAGGCCGATCTCCAGATTTCGAGTCATACGTTCGTGTCGGGACAGGCTCTCACGACCGGAAGTTATGCCCGGGTGGCCGATTTCGGTGTCATCACATCCGACGTCGTCGTCAAGTCCGAGGGCGTCCTCATGATCGATCTCATCGACCCTCAGTCGGGCCGGACCGTGTGGCGAGGATTTGCCAGCGAGGTAATGGGCGATCCAAAATTGCCAAAGCTTCGCAAGAAGATTGATCGCGTGACCCGAAAGATGTTTCGTCAGTATCCACCCGAGTAG
- a CDS encoding DUF4136 domain-containing protein has protein sequence MRKMDFAVAFFVATLAIVPASAAVTVDFDTDVNFSAYKTFAWKVGTPAESSLMDKRIMKVVEQQLATVGLMPTDGDPDLYLLYHVALDTTRRVNVDDFGYMGRWRRPIAGSVDVDVYDVEVGTLIVDLLDAGNGETVWRGMAENDMPSNPTPDKVEKKLNKVLSKMLRKYPSE, from the coding sequence ATGCGCAAGATGGATTTCGCTGTCGCTTTTTTTGTCGCGACACTGGCTATTGTTCCGGCCAGTGCAGCCGTCACGGTGGACTTCGACACCGACGTTAATTTTTCGGCGTACAAGACGTTCGCCTGGAAAGTCGGGACACCTGCCGAGAGCTCACTCATGGACAAGCGGATCATGAAAGTCGTGGAGCAGCAGCTGGCGACGGTGGGCCTCATGCCGACTGACGGAGACCCCGACCTCTACCTCCTCTACCACGTCGCGCTCGATACCACGCGTCGGGTCAACGTCGATGACTTCGGCTACATGGGACGATGGCGACGCCCGATTGCGGGGTCCGTCGACGTCGACGTCTACGATGTCGAGGTAGGAACCTTGATTGTCGATCTTCTGGACGCCGGCAACGGTGAGACCGTCTGGCGCGGGATGGCAGAGAACGATATGCCGTCGAACCCGACCCCCGACAAGGTCGAGAAAAAGCTGAACAAGGTCTTGTCGAAGATGCTTCGCAAGTACCCTTCGGAGTAG